The sequence GTGAAGGCGCCCGTGACAATGACCACCGGCTGGGAGCGGTAACCGATCTCTGCCACCTGCCGCATGTATTGCTGCCAGCGGTGCCTGCCACGCATGGCGGAGACAGCGACCTCCTTGGCGAGCGCGGTGAGCTCTCCCAGATAATTGAGAAAGGCAAGGACTGGAGTGCCAATGGTGCTGAGTAAGGTCACGCCATTTTTATAGGCCTGAATTTAAGGAATCCCAAGTATTTTGTTGAATTTCACCCCACTCGGGCAAGGCTTGTTGCATTATTGGAAACTCTGTCACTATCGGATTTTGACTTTGTCAGCAAACTTGTGCATGTTCCCGCACCGCTCGCGGGAAGAGCGGATATCATTATGGGTAAGACTCTTTACGAAAAGACTTGGGATGCGCACACCGTCGCCACGATGGACGATGGACGTACGCAGTTGTTCATTGGCACTCATTTGATCCATGAGGTGACATCACCTCAGGCATTTGGAATGATCCGTGACCTAGGTCTCACCGTCAAATACCCACAGCGAACCTTTGCGACCGTGGACCACATTGTGCCTACGGACAACCAGATCCAGCCCTTTGCCGATCCTCTTGCTGAGGCCATGATCAATGAGCTGAAGAAGAACGTGGAGCAGTACGGCATCAAGTATTTCTCACTTTCCACAGGGATGCAGGGCATCGTCCACATGGTCGGACCAGAGCAGGGGATCACTCAGCCGGGTACCACCATCGTCTGTGGTGACTCCCACACTGCGACCCACGGTGCCTTTGGCGCTATCGCTTTCGGTATTGGTACCACTCAGGTGCGCGACGTTCTTGCCACCCAGACTCTGGCCATGGCCAAACTGAAGGTGCGCCGCATCAATGTGAACGGCGAGCTTAAGCAAGGAGTCTATGCGAAGGATGTGGTTCTGCACATCATCCGCCTGCTCGGTGCCAAGGGCGGTATCGGCTTTGCCTACGAATACGGTGGCGATGTCTTTGACCGCATGACCATGGAAGAGCGTATGACCGTGTGTAACATGTCCATCGAAGGTGGTGCACGCTGCGGATACGTGAATCCTGATGAAACGACTTTCGAGTACCTTAAAGGTCGTCCATATGCTCCGAAGGAAGACGAGTGGGATGCTGCTATCGAACGCTGGAAGAGCTTCGCCTCTGACGCAGACGCTGAGTACGACGATGTGGTGAACATCAATGCCGCAGACATTGAGCCGACTGTGACCTGGGGTATTTCTCCGGACCACGGTGTAGGTGTTTCCGAGCTGATTCCAGATCCAGAAAAAGCAGAGACTCCTGAGCAGCGCGCAAGCATTCAGGAGGCGCTGGACTACATGAAGCTTCCGGCTGGTACTCCAGTGATAGAGATTCCAGTCGATGTGGCTTTCCTCGGTAGCTGCACAAACGGCCGTCTTTCTGACTTCCGCGAGGCCGCCAAGATCCTCAAAGGCCGCAAGGTGGCCGAGGGTGTGAAGGCCATTGCCGTTCCCGGTTCCCAGATCACTGCACACCAGTGTGAGCAAGAGGGCATCGCCGATGTATTCCGCGAGGCTGGTTTCGAGTGGCGCGCAGCAGGTTGCTCCATGTGTCTGGCCATGAACCCGGACAAGCTAGTTGGTGACCAGATCTGTGCCAGCTCTTCAAACAGGAACTACAAAGGCCGTCAGGGTAGCCCGACTGGCCGTACCATCCTGATGAGCCCAGCCATGGTCGTGGCCGCCGCCGTTACAGGCAAGGTCAGCGACGTGCGCGACTTCTAATCAACGGATAGATTTTTAAATGAGAAAGCCGGAGGGAAGCCTCCGGCTTTTTTTGTGGGTGTGACACTGCTAATAAGCGCCCTGTGAGTAGGTGAGCTCGTAGCTGTGGGTGTAAATCTCGAAAATGACTCCGAAGGGATCCTCTACGTAGACCATTTTATAGGGTTTTTCGTCGGGATAGTATTCCCTGATAGGCATACGTTGTTTTCCGCCATGCTCGACGATCTTCTTGACCAGTCCTTCAATGTCTGGGTCTTGTACGCAGAAGTGGAAAGTGCCGGTCTTCCAGTAATCGAATTCCTTGGGTCTTTCGTTCTTTTTGAAGGCGAAAAGCTCGATGCCGATTTTGTCACCCGTAGACATGTGCGCGATCTTGAAGGATTCCCACCCGGTGCCTAGCACGTCGATACACATCTGACCTATGGCGGTGTCCTTATCTTCAATGATCTCGGTAGGTTTCATGATCAGATACCATCCCATCACCTCGGAGTAGAATGAGACAGCCTGGTCGATATCGGGAACGGAGAGCCCGATGTGGGAAAAGGTTCTGGGGAATTTTTTCATGATGGCTTTGAACAGAGAACCCCAGAATATACTTATATTTAACTCTCCATCAAATAGTTGTTGGTTCTAATTAGAAGACTCTAGAAGTTGTAGGCTTCTAGCTGATGTGACAGTTTGGTACGGTTATTTCTCAGAGCAGTCATGAAAATTCTTCCGGTAGAATCTTCCAGCGGGGGTGAGCTGGTTCTTGAGAAGTCCCTCAAGGCCTGCCTTGTGGAGGACTGAAGCAGAATCTTCTTTCAGGTCGGCGATGGACCAGTGGCAGTGGCTGATACCATTCTGTCTCAGGAATTTCATCCATCGTCTGGCTTCCTCAGCGTAGACACCTCCATCACCATCAGCCTTGGTTATTCCCCATTCGGTAACAAACAGTGGAGCACCCAGTTCCATGGCCTGGAGCGCGGTATCGCGAAGTTTCTGTTGATGGGTGCCAGTATAGAAATGGAGCGTATAGGCGAGATTCTTGTCCAGGAGAGGAGACTTGGCGGCGTCTACTACGCGCTGGGAATAGAATGGGGTGCCGACAATAATCAGGTTGTCCGGGTCATGCATGCGGATGGCCTGAATGATTGGCTCCGCATAGGCCTTCACTTCAGCCCAATCTTGTTGGATGGGCTCATTGAAAATTTCATAAATGACGTGAGGATGGTGACCATACTTTTTGGCCGTACGGCTGAAGAATTCCTCTGCCTGTTGGGGGTATTTTTCTGCCTTGTGGGTATGCCAGTCGATGATCACATAGATGTCCTCAGTGACTGCGGTCTGAATCACGCTGTCGAGTAGCTTGAGTTGTTCACTTGGCTTGTTGATATAGCCCGTTTTTTTCTCCACGGCTATCGCGGCACGTACGATGCTGGCATTCCATTGTTGGGCAAGATGGGACACGGCTGACTGGTTGTAGAATTTGGAGCCAGCACTCCAATGACTCCAGTAGAGAGAGCTGCCTCCTAATGAGACTTTCTCTCCTTTCTCATTGGTGACATGGCTACCATTGACTTGTAGACGGCCGTGCTTGGAGACGACTCCGGCTTGTGAGGATGAGAAACAGAGGAGCTTGCAGAAGAGTAGAGAGAGGAGGCGGAGCATGGGATTATGTTATCGTTCTGATCGTGGCAACTGGTTACGCACGCTTACTCCTTTACATACACGAAAAAGCCACGCTCCTTGCAGAGCGTGGCTTGTTGAAATCGTTCTTTAGCTTGTGTGCTTACGCACCAGTCAGGAAGTTGATGACGTCGCCGTCCTTTACTTCGTATTCCTTGCCTTCAGCGCGGAGTACGCCTGCTTCTCTGGCTGCACCGATGGTCTTGTGCTTCACGTAGTCGTCGTAGTGAACAACTTCTGCGCGGATGAACTGCTTCTCGAAGTCGGTGTGGATCACGCCAGCTGCACGAGGTGCTTTGTCGCCAGCGATGATAGTCCAAGCGCGGGTTTCCTGAACACCTGTGGTGAGGAACGTGCGCAGACCGAGCAGGTGGTATACTCCTTTGATGAGGGTGGAGACACCGGAATCAGTCACGCCCATGTCAGCGAGGAAGTCCTTGGCTTCTTCTGGATCGAGATCCATCAGCTCTTCTTCGATACGGGCGGAGATCACGATAGCTTCGGCACCGTGCATTTCGGCAGCGTACTTGCGTACCTTGGCCACCATTGGGTGAGAGTCTGGATCGGCGACGGCGTCGGCAAGCTCGTCCTCGGAAACATTGCAGGCAAAGATGGAGCGCTTGTTGGTGAGAAGGAAGAAGTCCTTGAGGAGCTTCTTCTCTTCGTCGGAAAGTTCGAGAGTGATGGCTGGGTTGCCTTCGTTGAGGTGTGGGAGAAGCTTGTCGATAAGCTCCACTTCGGCCTTGGCTTCCTTGTCGCCACCTTTGGCTTTCTTGGCACGGGAGTCACGGCGCTTATCCATGGCTGCGATGTCCGCGAGAATCAGCTCAGAGTTGATGATCTCGATGTCGCGGACAGGATCCACGGAACCAAGTTCGTGAATGATGTCATCGTTCTCAAAGCAGCGGATGACCTGAACGATGGCGTCTACCTCACGGATGTTTGCGAGGAACTTGTTGCCGAGACCAGCTCCCTTGGAAGCTCCTTCTACGAGACCGGCAATGTCCACGAATTCAATAGCCGTAGGAACCAGCTTCTTGGAGCCTGAAAGATCACTGAGAACCTGGAGACGCTCGTCCGGTACTGTTACGACGCCGACGTTCGGGTCGATGGTACAGAACGGGTAGTTCGCTGCCTCCGCCTTGCGGGTGCGCGTAACTGCATTAAATAGAGTTGATTTGCCGACGTTTGGTAAGCCTACGATTCCTGCCTGGAGCATGGCGCGGGAGGCTAGATTGACCTACGGAACTTGCAAGTTCTAAATGACATGTGAGAGCTAATGTGAAGCATTTGTCCCATTAGTGCCCGCCCAGGGGGTAATCCAATTTGAAGAGCTCAGAATCATGGAGGTCGTTGTTCGGGGGGAGATTGTTATCTTTAGTAAGTGGGTGATGATAAATGTGTTGTCGGGGTTTGGATTATGCGAGCTGGTTGCTCATAAAGCTATAGTAACGATCTTTGGGTAACAGGCATGGTGTGTTCAGCTAAAAGCGGCAAGTTCATGAGCTTGCCCGTATGTAACAACACTTAGAAAAATGACTAAAACAACACCCTCACTAGGCTTGGCTGCAATGCTAAGTGCGACGTCGTTTGTGGGCATTGCGAGCGCTGCAAACGTCATCGTTAACTCCGACTTCGATAATGATAGCGGATCAGCATTGGGAACAAACGGAGGCACCGTGGATATTTCCGGCTGGGGCTCCATGCATCTCTACAAGCATTCCTACAATGGTACTCAAGGCCCTAAATTATCTGAAGTGGGCGATCAGAATTATGGTATCAATGATGACATCGTCCTAGGAGATGATGCTCTGACAGATACTTTCAAAGGTCTGGGTAATGCATCTCAAACCGTCAATCTGACCACGGCGCTGGACGGGGCGACCCTGACTGCGTTGGCAAATGGAACTGTTGAATTTGCCTTCAGTTCATGGATGGCAGGCTGGTCTGGAGACAATAATACCGTAGCTACCCGCCTTCGTTTCTTCGATACCACGGATGGTACAGGGACAGCTCTTGCTACTTACACTTTGGACCGGGGTGTAACCACCAATCAGGTTACTACCGCAGATTTCCTCGTGAACGGCAGCACGGGTACGGCTGAGTCGGATCCAGACTACTGGGCACTTTACGAAATCCAGGCGATTGTGCCGACGACTGCGCAATCTGTGATTGTGGATTTTGTTGCTGGTACAGGGCATGCGGGAGGCGGTTCGAACGATTGGTACGTAGACCAAGTAGTGGTGGATATCGCAGCAGTACCGGAGCCGAGTAGTACGGCTCTCTTGGGCCTCGGAGCAGTTGGTTTCCTTCTGAGAAGACGCCGTTAAATCGAAGACTTCCACTATGCGTGATGTAGGGGCCATCCTTGTTGTAGGGTGGCTCCTTTTCTTCTATAGATAGACTTATGCCGCCTGTGAATCGCCGAACTGCTCATTGGACTGAAGCTGACCTACCCGAGCTTCAGCAGGCGCGTTATCTCTGGGAAAACGATGAGCCAGCAAAGGCACTTGAGTTTTTTGAGCGTGCGGCAAAGCGCCATCCACGTAATCTCATGGCCTTGCTGGATGCTGCAAGAGCTCTGGGAAATGCCCACCGTCTTCCAGAGGCTTCCGCTTTGCTTACGCGTGCGAGCAGAGTACTGGAAAAATCTCCTCAGGGGCTGGAGCGACTGGGCCAGAGTTACCGTATGGCTTATATGCCGGACTTAGCTGCTGAGTGTTTTGCCAAGGCGGTCCAGCATCCTGAATGCCTGGAGTCGGTGATTGAGCTGACGATATACCACGAGAGACGTCACCAGCTGGATAGGGCTGAGAGTGTCTTGGCTCCGGCTCTTGCCCGGCATCCGGATGTAGCACCCTTGAAACTCTTGCATGCTCGCTTACAGTACAGGAGAGGTGAGTGGGAAACGGCCAAGAGTCTCTATGCGGCAGTCAGTGAAGATGGTCAGGCTCATCCCTATCATCGAGCACAGGCCTACTACGAGCTAGCTAATCTGGCAGATAAAGAGGAGGACTATCGTGGTGCCTACCAGTATGCTCTATACGCTAAAGATCAGTTGCGCCCTATCGCGAAAGGATTGGATGGGCAAAATGCATTATGGCGTGAGCGACATAAGACTCTGGTGAGAGCTTTGAGTCCTGAGCTTGTCAGTAGCTGGCAAAGCGAAGTGCAAGCGACTGATAAAACGCCAGTTTTTCTAACAGGTTGCCCGAGGTCTGGAACTACTTTGTTAGAGAGGGTTTTGGGGGCGCACCCGCAAATTCAATCTTTTGATGAACTGGATATCTTCCCAAGGTTTCTCTGTGGAGCCTATTTCAAAGATGCAGCTCCAGATTGTACCGGAGAGGAAGCTCTGGAATCATGCCCGGAGAGAAGACTTTCTGAATTGAGGGCGAGCTATTGGAGCTTGTTTGGAAATCACCAGAAATTAGGCCACGAAACTCAAGTGCTGCTGGATAAGAACCCCTCTGCATCAGGGAGTGTACCTGTATTTCTAAAGCTATTTCCGCACGCCAAGGTGCTGTTTGCCACCAGAGATCCGAGGGATATTTCAGTCAGTTGTTTTCTGCGATTTCTTCCCATGAATGCTGTAAGTGTATCTTTCCTGGATGCAGCTAGGACAGTGGACTATGTGAACGCGGAACTTTCGATGGGGGCTGATTTGAGGGATCGCATGCCTGCAGAGCAAGCAGTAGAAGTGCGCTACGAGTCCGTGATTGATGATCTTGAGGGGACTTCTAAGAATGCTCTGAACGCCATGCAGCTCGACTGGAGTCATGAGGTGGCTGCGTACCGCGAACTGAATTCACCCACTTATTTGGAGGTTACCCAGCCTATTCATCGCAAGTCCGCGGAGCGCTGGAAAAATTATGCCTTCGCTTTCGAGTCCCACTGGGATGAAATGTCGGACTTGTTAGGGCGATTGGATTATGCATAGGGCAGAGTGCTGTTTGGAGTCGATGACAGAGCGCTATTGACATAGACTGGTCCTAAAGGGCGTAGTGTCTTTGGGCTTATCATCCGGTGATGAGCTAGTCGCATATCATGAGCCAGGGTAATCACAGAGACTCGAAGTACTCTTCAGCATCAGAGCTGAAGTATGACCGGCTTGTGGCTGACCATCAGGAGAAACTCTATTACTTTATTCGCTCCATGGTTTTTAATCCAGAGGATGCTAGGGATGTACTCCAGGACGTGAATATGGTCTTGTTCCGGAAGCGTGCCTATTACGTGCAAGGGACGAATTTCAAGGCTTGGGCTTTTACCGTGGCCCGCTTTGAATGCCTCAATTATCTGAAGCAGTACAAGAAGGTGAAGTGGGATGCTCTGGAGTCTGCGTTGATTGAAAATATCGCGGACCATGCTGAAACCAAGGCGGATGACATGGAGCATTACCTGCGCGCGCTGGAGGACTGTCTTCCGCATTTGCCGGAGGAGGCTCGATCATTGGTCGATGCTCGATATCAGGAGCGTCGCTCTCTACAAGACGTGG is a genomic window of Rubritalea squalenifaciens DSM 18772 containing:
- the leuC gene encoding 3-isopropylmalate dehydratase large subunit, with the protein product MGKTLYEKTWDAHTVATMDDGRTQLFIGTHLIHEVTSPQAFGMIRDLGLTVKYPQRTFATVDHIVPTDNQIQPFADPLAEAMINELKKNVEQYGIKYFSLSTGMQGIVHMVGPEQGITQPGTTIVCGDSHTATHGAFGAIAFGIGTTQVRDVLATQTLAMAKLKVRRINVNGELKQGVYAKDVVLHIIRLLGAKGGIGFAYEYGGDVFDRMTMEERMTVCNMSIEGGARCGYVNPDETTFEYLKGRPYAPKEDEWDAAIERWKSFASDADAEYDDVVNINAADIEPTVTWGISPDHGVGVSELIPDPEKAETPEQRASIQEALDYMKLPAGTPVIEIPVDVAFLGSCTNGRLSDFREAAKILKGRKVAEGVKAIAVPGSQITAHQCEQEGIADVFREAGFEWRAAGCSMCLAMNPDKLVGDQICASSSNRNYKGRQGSPTGRTILMSPAMVVAAAVTGKVSDVRDF
- a CDS encoding lactoylglutathione lyase family protein produces the protein MKKFPRTFSHIGLSVPDIDQAVSFYSEVMGWYLIMKPTEIIEDKDTAIGQMCIDVLGTGWESFKIAHMSTGDKIGIELFAFKKNERPKEFDYWKTGTFHFCVQDPDIEGLVKKIVEHGGKQRMPIREYYPDEKPYKMVYVEDPFGVIFEIYTHSYELTYSQGAY
- a CDS encoding glycoside hydrolase family 5 protein, producing the protein MLRLLSLLFCKLLCFSSSQAGVVSKHGRLQVNGSHVTNEKGEKVSLGGSSLYWSHWSAGSKFYNQSAVSHLAQQWNASIVRAAIAVEKKTGYINKPSEQLKLLDSVIQTAVTEDIYVIIDWHTHKAEKYPQQAEEFFSRTAKKYGHHPHVIYEIFNEPIQQDWAEVKAYAEPIIQAIRMHDPDNLIIVGTPFYSQRVVDAAKSPLLDKNLAYTLHFYTGTHQQKLRDTALQAMELGAPLFVTEWGITKADGDGGVYAEEARRWMKFLRQNGISHCHWSIADLKEDSASVLHKAGLEGLLKNQLTPAGRFYRKNFHDCSEK
- the ychF gene encoding redox-regulated ATPase YchF, with product MLQAGIVGLPNVGKSTLFNAVTRTRKAEAANYPFCTIDPNVGVVTVPDERLQVLSDLSGSKKLVPTAIEFVDIAGLVEGASKGAGLGNKFLANIREVDAIVQVIRCFENDDIIHELGSVDPVRDIEIINSELILADIAAMDKRRDSRAKKAKGGDKEAKAEVELIDKLLPHLNEGNPAITLELSDEEKKLLKDFFLLTNKRSIFACNVSEDELADAVADPDSHPMVAKVRKYAAEMHGAEAIVISARIEEELMDLDPEEAKDFLADMGVTDSGVSTLIKGVYHLLGLRTFLTTGVQETRAWTIIAGDKAPRAAGVIHTDFEKQFIRAEVVHYDDYVKHKTIGAAREAGVLRAEGKEYEVKDGDVINFLTGA
- a CDS encoding PEP-CTERM sorting domain-containing protein encodes the protein MTKTTPSLGLAAMLSATSFVGIASAANVIVNSDFDNDSGSALGTNGGTVDISGWGSMHLYKHSYNGTQGPKLSEVGDQNYGINDDIVLGDDALTDTFKGLGNASQTVNLTTALDGATLTALANGTVEFAFSSWMAGWSGDNNTVATRLRFFDTTDGTGTALATYTLDRGVTTNQVTTADFLVNGSTGTAESDPDYWALYEIQAIVPTTAQSVIVDFVAGTGHAGGGSNDWYVDQVVVDIAAVPEPSSTALLGLGAVGFLLRRRR
- a CDS encoding tetratricopeptide repeat-containing sulfotransferase family protein: MNRRTAHWTEADLPELQQARYLWENDEPAKALEFFERAAKRHPRNLMALLDAARALGNAHRLPEASALLTRASRVLEKSPQGLERLGQSYRMAYMPDLAAECFAKAVQHPECLESVIELTIYHERRHQLDRAESVLAPALARHPDVAPLKLLHARLQYRRGEWETAKSLYAAVSEDGQAHPYHRAQAYYELANLADKEEDYRGAYQYALYAKDQLRPIAKGLDGQNALWRERHKTLVRALSPELVSSWQSEVQATDKTPVFLTGCPRSGTTLLERVLGAHPQIQSFDELDIFPRFLCGAYFKDAAPDCTGEEALESCPERRLSELRASYWSLFGNHQKLGHETQVLLDKNPSASGSVPVFLKLFPHAKVLFATRDPRDISVSCFLRFLPMNAVSVSFLDAARTVDYVNAELSMGADLRDRMPAEQAVEVRYESVIDDLEGTSKNALNAMQLDWSHEVAAYRELNSPTYLEVTQPIHRKSAERWKNYAFAFESHWDEMSDLLGRLDYA
- a CDS encoding sigma-70 family RNA polymerase sigma factor is translated as MSQGNHRDSKYSSASELKYDRLVADHQEKLYYFIRSMVFNPEDARDVLQDVNMVLFRKRAYYVQGTNFKAWAFTVARFECLNYLKQYKKVKWDALESALIENIADHAETKADDMEHYLRALEDCLPHLPEEARSLVDARYQERRSLQDVAEDWSTTVGALKQKLFRARANLKKCISGRIHELLKKGEDLGGTK